The Microbacterium limosum genome contains a region encoding:
- a CDS encoding LysR family transcriptional regulator — protein sequence MDLRQMEYLVTLAEEQQFTRAAAVCGVSQSGLSAAIRSLEEEFGTSLFTRTTRRVVATDAGRALLPFAREMLTQAAAGRDAVVRATRQLSGRLRVGAEQCLGVVDVPPLLERFHRRYPLVDIHFVQAGSHELAAQVRGGDLDVAFVATTDHLASMSPAELGRRQLVLLVPPSDPLAGSARVEWAQLRERDFIDFRESWGVRTLTDAAFAAHGIPRRVPCTVDDIHTLLDLIHRGLGIALVPQHVAAKPQASGLVTVALPPDETPVWIVSAIASTTAEPAALRLLEILDLDAQACGVACEEQEADAEAQAPAAALSSSAVATS from the coding sequence ATGGACCTGCGGCAGATGGAGTACCTCGTGACGCTCGCCGAGGAACAGCAGTTCACCCGGGCCGCGGCCGTGTGCGGCGTGTCCCAGTCCGGCCTGTCGGCGGCGATCCGCAGCCTCGAGGAGGAGTTCGGCACGAGCCTGTTCACCCGCACCACCAGGCGCGTCGTCGCGACGGACGCCGGGCGCGCGCTGCTGCCCTTCGCGCGCGAGATGCTCACGCAGGCGGCGGCGGGCCGCGACGCCGTCGTGCGCGCGACGCGGCAGCTCTCCGGGCGCCTGCGGGTGGGCGCCGAGCAGTGCCTCGGGGTCGTGGATGTGCCTCCCCTGCTCGAGCGCTTCCACCGGCGATACCCGCTGGTCGACATCCATTTCGTCCAGGCGGGCTCGCACGAGCTCGCCGCGCAGGTGCGCGGGGGAGACCTCGACGTCGCCTTCGTGGCGACGACCGACCACCTCGCGTCGATGAGCCCCGCCGAGCTGGGGCGGCGCCAGCTCGTGCTCCTCGTCCCGCCGTCCGACCCGCTCGCCGGGTCCGCGCGCGTGGAGTGGGCGCAGCTGCGCGAGCGCGACTTCATCGACTTCCGGGAATCGTGGGGGGTGCGCACGCTCACCGACGCCGCCTTCGCCGCCCACGGCATCCCCCGGCGCGTCCCCTGCACGGTCGACGACATCCACACGCTGCTGGACCTCATCCACCGGGGCCTCGGGATCGCGCTCGTGCCGCAGCACGTCGCCGCGAAGCCGCAGGCATCGGGCCTGGTCACCGTGGCGCTGCCCCCCGACGAGACGCCCGTCTGGATCGTCTCCGCGATCGCCTCGACGACGGCGGAGCCGGCGGCGCTGCGCCTGCTCGAGATCCTCGACCTCGACGCCCAGGCGTGCGGCGTCGCCTGCGAGGAGCAGGAGGCGGATGCCGAGGCTCAGGCGCCCGCAGCGGCCCTCTCGTCGTCGGCCGTCGCGACCAGCTGA
- a CDS encoding aldo/keto reductase has protein sequence MQQRRIADVSVSAIGLGGMPMSIEGRPDEERSIATIHAALDAGVTLIDTADAYHRDANEVGHNEELIARALRSYGGDTSDVLVATKGGHLRPGDGSWTLNGRPEYIVEAAKASASRLGVEAIGLYQFHRPDPEVPYAESVGALRELLDAGVIRMAGISNADVAQIDEAREVLGGRLASVQNQFSPAFRSSLPELEHCASLGIAFLPWSPLGGISRASAVGENHDAFQRVADERGVSPQQIALAWELALAPNVIPIPGASRPASIQDSVRAAELELTADEIAALSSDTEA, from the coding sequence GTGCAGCAGAGAAGAATCGCAGACGTCTCGGTCAGCGCCATCGGGCTCGGCGGAATGCCGATGTCGATCGAGGGCCGCCCCGACGAGGAGCGATCGATCGCCACCATCCACGCCGCGCTCGACGCGGGCGTGACGCTCATCGACACGGCGGACGCCTACCATCGCGACGCGAACGAGGTCGGCCACAACGAGGAGCTCATCGCCCGGGCGCTGCGCAGCTACGGCGGCGACACGTCGGACGTCCTCGTCGCCACCAAGGGCGGACACCTGCGACCGGGCGACGGGTCGTGGACCCTCAACGGCCGCCCCGAGTACATCGTCGAGGCCGCGAAGGCCTCGGCATCCCGCCTCGGGGTAGAGGCGATCGGGCTCTACCAGTTCCACCGCCCCGACCCGGAGGTGCCCTACGCCGAGTCGGTCGGCGCGCTGCGCGAGCTGCTCGATGCGGGCGTCATCCGCATGGCGGGCATCTCGAACGCCGACGTCGCCCAGATCGACGAGGCCCGCGAGGTGCTGGGCGGCCGGCTCGCCTCGGTGCAGAACCAGTTCTCGCCGGCGTTCCGCTCGAGTCTGCCCGAGCTGGAGCACTGCGCCTCGCTCGGCATCGCCTTCCTTCCCTGGTCGCCCCTGGGAGGCATCTCGCGCGCCAGCGCCGTGGGCGAGAACCACGATGCGTTCCAGCGCGTGGCGGACGAGCGCGGGGTCAGTCCCCAGCAGATCGCGCTCGCGTGGGAGCTCGCGCTCGCGCCGAACGTCATCCCGATCCCCGGTGCCTCGCGGCCCGCGAGCATCCAAGACTCCGTGCGGGCGGCCGAGCTCGAGCTGACGGCGGACGAGATCGCCGCGCTGTCGAGCGACACGGAAGCGTGA